A region of the Romboutsia hominis genome:
AGCTTTTCTAAATACTTTTGCTAATTTAAAGCAAGGAAATGCATAATCTCCCATTTCTTTGTTTGGTGGTACTTCTATAAGACCAACTATTTCTTCTAATGTTAAATCTTCTATGTTTTCTTTTAAGCAGTTTGCTATTTCTATCTTAAAATCTTGCATTATATTTCTCCTCTCATATTCTTATTATTTTATGGTAAATCAATTTATGAGTTTTTTCAAGTTATTTGGTTTATTTATTAACTATATTTTAGCAATATTCTTATTTATAATACAATTTTGTATAAGTTAATTATTCCATTTAAATTTAAAATAAAAATTTACTTTACTTATAGTTCTTTTTCACTTATTACTTTTATTCCATTTTCTATTAATAATGCAGCAGTAACTCCTAAGCCGTCCTTCTTTTTACCTGCAAAACTTCCATCATATATATAACTTGAACCACAAGATGGACTTCCATCTTTTAATATAGCCTCTTTGCAGTTATATAATTTAGCTATTTTTAAAGCTTCATCTGCTCCATTTCTAAACTTTTTAGTTACATCCAATCTTTGCTTATTAATTACACTTGCTTTTCCTTTTATAACATCATA
Encoded here:
- a CDS encoding DUF523 domain-containing protein, with product MILVSACLLGINCKYNGENNKNENVKKFLEGKEFIIVCPEQLGGMSTPREPSEIVKLDGYDVIKGKASVINKQRLDVTKKFRNGADEALKIAKLYNCKEAILKDGSPSCGSSYIYDGSFAGKKKDGLGVTAALLIENGIKVISEKEL